In one Staphylococcus lutrae genomic region, the following are encoded:
- a CDS encoding sodium:solute symporter, giving the protein MKTIDFLVFMIYFTALISIGVIGVLKAKSSEKYMVADRNLGLFMLFGCLTAVFLGGSSTIGASQLGYEIGLSGFWFVFSLGVGITVFGLFLLDRIMNLRVMTISELLYRRFGHRVRIIGAVVTAMYTLMLCVTQVIAMGAVVSRIFNWNMMTAILVGGCIVFIYTVLGGMWTLSITDVIQFLVMTIGMFCIMLPISLHSVGGVTALFAHLPVSHLSFFNIGIGEILNDFVTYTLGVMVGQDIWQRFFTGKTKRISKTSGVLVGVYSALYSIAMILIGMCAYVLFPNIQNTQNVFSYMAFETLPPGLLGIVFAGLIVAIMSTASGTLLASATIVSRDLLQPYLFKNMEDGQMLRITRLTAFILAIGAMMIAIGVKEVLVAIDVAYAILTGGIFMPVLLGLLMKRLTAQAALIAIVASVIVVFIGITLFGPQSTVTLICALCVNAILLIGISKLYNKKQPVNGGSEIK; this is encoded by the coding sequence ATGAAGACAATAGACTTTTTAGTATTTATGATTTACTTCACAGCACTGATTTCTATCGGTGTCATAGGCGTGTTAAAGGCAAAGTCATCTGAGAAATATATGGTGGCTGATCGCAATTTAGGGTTATTCATGTTATTCGGGTGTCTCACAGCAGTGTTTTTAGGGGGCTCTTCTACAATTGGTGCGTCACAACTCGGATATGAGATAGGACTTTCTGGATTTTGGTTTGTATTTTCTCTTGGGGTGGGAATTACAGTGTTTGGCTTGTTTTTACTCGATCGCATTATGAATTTGCGCGTGATGACGATTAGTGAGTTGTTATATCGACGTTTTGGTCACCGTGTGCGTATTATCGGAGCTGTGGTGACGGCGATGTATACCTTAATGCTTTGTGTCACACAGGTCATTGCAATGGGGGCTGTCGTTTCCCGAATTTTCAATTGGAATATGATGACCGCGATACTCGTTGGGGGTTGTATCGTGTTTATTTATACCGTTTTAGGTGGGATGTGGACGCTTTCTATTACAGATGTCATTCAATTTTTAGTCATGACAATAGGGATGTTTTGTATCATGTTGCCGATAAGCTTGCATAGTGTTGGCGGTGTGACGGCATTATTCGCACATCTGCCTGTGTCTCATTTGAGCTTTTTCAATATCGGAATCGGTGAAATATTGAATGATTTTGTGACGTATACCCTCGGTGTGATGGTAGGACAAGATATTTGGCAACGCTTTTTTACAGGTAAAACAAAGCGGATTTCGAAAACATCTGGCGTACTCGTGGGTGTGTATAGTGCGTTATACTCTATCGCCATGATTTTAATCGGTATGTGTGCGTATGTCTTATTCCCAAACATTCAAAATACGCAAAACGTTTTTTCTTATATGGCTTTTGAGACACTGCCTCCTGGCTTATTAGGTATCGTCTTTGCGGGATTAATTGTAGCGATTATGTCGACGGCTTCGGGTACGTTGTTAGCTTCAGCGACAATCGTCTCACGCGATTTATTACAACCGTATCTCTTTAAAAATATGGAAGATGGTCAAATGTTGCGCATCACACGACTCACTGCCTTCATTCTAGCGATTGGTGCGATGATGATTGCGATCGGGGTCAAAGAAGTGTTAGTTGCGATTGATGTCGCTTATGCGATATTGACAGGGGGTATTTTTATGCCAGTGTTATTGGGCTTGTTGATGAAGCGATTGACCGCACAAGCCGCTTTAATTGCGATTGTGGCGAGTGTCATAGTGGTTTTCATAGGAATCACCCTTTTCGGTCCTCAATCGACGGTGACGCTTATTTGTGCTTTATGTGTGAACGCCATCCTATTAATTGGTATATCGAAATTGTATAATAAAAAGCAACCAGTTAATGGAGGGAGCGAGATAAAATGA
- the istB gene encoding IS21-like element helper ATPase IstB, which translates to MKTNSNYRQLLDNLEYLKMKQMILHLDEVVDFNIRNDGSIIDALIKLTNYEVDIREKNMIQSMVKVAGFPFQKELNSFDFEFQPSINPQQIKDFMSLRFIENKENIVFLGPSGVGKTHLATALGIAAAKKRNSTYFIKCQQLIEDLRKAHNEGRLETRLKHYSKYKLLIIDEIGYLPIDVEDAKLFFQVIDRRYEKKSTILTTNINFKAWDEVFQDTKIANAILDRVLHHASIVSIVGKSYRLKNHFPSEKE; encoded by the coding sequence ATGAAAACGAATTCTAACTATAGACAGCTTCTAGATAATTTAGAGTATCTGAAAATGAAACAAATGATATTACATCTGGATGAAGTTGTAGATTTTAATATTAGGAACGATGGTTCTATTATAGATGCTTTGATTAAGCTGACGAACTATGAAGTGGATATAAGAGAAAAAAATATGATTCAATCTATGGTTAAGGTGGCGGGGTTTCCATTTCAAAAGGAGCTGAATAGCTTTGATTTTGAGTTTCAACCGAGTATTAATCCACAGCAAATCAAGGATTTTATGTCTTTAAGATTTATAGAAAACAAAGAAAACATCGTTTTTTTAGGTCCTAGTGGGGTGGGTAAAACCCACCTCGCAACCGCCTTAGGCATAGCTGCTGCTAAAAAAAGAAACAGCACCTACTTTATAAAATGCCAGCAGTTGATTGAGGATTTACGTAAGGCTCACAATGAAGGGAGGCTTGAAACTAGGCTTAAACATTATAGTAAATATAAGCTTTTAATTATTGATGAAATTGGATATTTACCGATTGATGTTGAAGACGCAAAGTTGTTTTTTCAAGTTATTGATCGTCGATATGAAAAGAAAAGCACGATACTTACCACGAATATTAATTTTAAAGCATGGGATGAGGTATTCCAAGATACGAAGATAGCGAACGCAATCTTAGACCGCGTATTGCATCATGCCTCAATCGTATCTATCGTTGGAAAGTCTTATAGACTAAAAAACCATTTCCCTTCAGAAAAAGAATAA
- a CDS encoding glutathione S-transferase family protein, with amino-acid sequence MIKLYGGDKQFSSWSMRAYILLEESKLDYDYKMIGLDWPVKYHENGDIEIITGDNDYEIPKEPASGCGCQLTQILKNDSTGLIKNSFSKFLPRVPILIDTTNNIVISDILVMEQYLRDFHNINLLSDNKTLQYEILTFCSHIHADLLPLMSEMSFSNSFRSPNKSDIGEVGITQLNETLSLLNNILNKYEKSFLFDDNLTFADIMFAPIAKQIDGWNIEIRNSKIREYINVLLNHYSIKKYISEAKQFYDNIDNSIVDSPKWIVSHYRYHTDLKMLNNPKYDVYHILDNSTAELFYSLAVKDHSKTDIINFVSTKFNVDKDTIKQDVEDFFKLLHPNSLYKDKLKDA; translated from the coding sequence ATGATTAAACTCTACGGTGGAGATAAACAATTTTCCTCATGGTCTATGCGAGCTTATATATTATTAGAAGAATCAAAACTTGATTATGACTATAAAATGATTGGTTTGGACTGGCCGGTAAAATACCATGAAAATGGAGACATTGAAATAATAACTGGAGATAACGATTACGAAATTCCAAAAGAACCAGCATCTGGTTGTGGTTGCCAATTGACCCAAATATTAAAAAATGATTCTACTGGTTTAATAAAAAATAGTTTTTCTAAATTTTTACCTCGCGTTCCAATTTTAATTGATACTACAAATAACATTGTCATTTCAGATATTTTAGTTATGGAACAATATTTAAGAGATTTCCACAACATTAATTTGTTATCTGATAATAAAACGTTACAATATGAAATCTTAACTTTTTGTAGCCACATACACGCTGATTTATTACCTTTAATGAGTGAGATGTCATTTTCAAATTCATTTAGATCTCCTAATAAATCTGATATTGGTGAAGTTGGGATTACTCAATTAAATGAAACTTTATCTTTATTAAATAATATCTTAAATAAATACGAAAAAAGCTTTCTTTTTGATGATAATTTAACATTTGCAGACATAATGTTTGCTCCTATCGCAAAACAAATAGATGGTTGGAACATTGAAATAAGAAATTCTAAAATTAGAGAATATATAAATGTATTATTAAATCATTACTCTATAAAAAAATACATTTCTGAAGCAAAACAATTTTACGATAATATTGATAACTCTATAGTAGATTCTCCAAAATGGATAGTGTCTCATTATAGATATCATACCGATTTAAAAATGCTAAATAACCCCAAATATGATGTTTATCATATCCTAGATAATAGCACAGCAGAATTATTTTATTCTTTAGCAGTAAAAGACCATTCTAAAACTGATATCATTAATTTCGTGAGTACTAAATTTAACGTTGATAAAGATACTATCAAACAAGATGTAGAAGATTTTTTCAAACTACTTCATCCTAATTCTTTATATAAGGATAAACTAAAAGATGCGTAA
- a CDS encoding radical SAM protein gives MIKDMRLRKDLKILFNPKTSQMHRLDDMGVLFTEELQKNTFNQAVINISNQFKISKEEVHNDLLEFQKKISSNIYPVDFDIEKRHEHPLSFPLRLEIEVTSLCNWNCGFCYNVWKIDPNLSDKEVKKQIKLLPQKHLAKETIFKILKEASKKGCLTVRYSGGETLLHPDIKEILDYGGKLGLHQIVFTNGHFINDSMIENFKRNNVGTVLISLHGDKTTHNFLTGHKFAYDRAINAIEKLSNSGIDVVTELTLVKDNIQNLKKVVLDAYEHGSKYFSVMRYVPTGKDDEKYAVKYNELPELIKNLDQFIDEKDYINIAWPCGQKMCLSEEDNPITFKSPIFQKIDKQFTGSCESGITWASISFDGRLRNCPHSNVYFGDVAQNNIESLWQKLTTKVHEVLQPRNSCSGCQFLSKCQGGCHLKYFFDKETTKINSFC, from the coding sequence ATGATTAAAGATATGCGACTAAGAAAAGATTTAAAAATTTTATTTAACCCTAAAACTAGTCAAATGCATAGATTAGATGATATGGGAGTTTTGTTTACAGAGGAATTACAAAAGAATACTTTTAATCAAGCTGTTATTAACATATCAAATCAATTCAAAATATCAAAAGAAGAAGTTCATAATGACCTTTTAGAATTCCAAAAGAAAATATCTAGTAACATTTATCCAGTTGATTTTGATATTGAAAAGAGGCATGAGCACCCATTATCATTTCCACTTCGACTAGAAATTGAAGTAACTTCTTTATGCAATTGGAATTGTGGTTTTTGTTATAACGTATGGAAAATAGACCCTAATTTATCTGATAAAGAAGTTAAAAAACAAATAAAACTCTTACCTCAGAAACATTTGGCTAAAGAAACAATTTTTAAAATACTGAAAGAAGCTAGTAAAAAAGGATGTTTAACAGTCAGATATAGCGGTGGAGAAACTCTTTTACACCCTGATATAAAAGAAATATTAGATTATGGCGGAAAACTAGGATTACATCAAATTGTTTTTACAAATGGACATTTTATTAATGACTCAATGATTGAGAATTTCAAAAGAAATAATGTTGGTACTGTTTTAATTTCATTACATGGCGATAAAACTACTCATAATTTTTTAACTGGACATAAATTTGCTTATGATAGAGCTATTAATGCTATAGAAAAATTATCAAATTCGGGAATTGATGTTGTGACAGAATTAACCTTAGTAAAAGATAATATTCAAAATTTAAAAAAAGTAGTATTAGATGCATATGAACATGGCAGCAAATACTTTAGTGTTATGAGATATGTTCCAACTGGAAAAGATGATGAAAAATATGCTGTTAAATATAATGAATTGCCCGAATTGATAAAAAACCTTGACCAATTTATTGATGAAAAAGATTACATTAATATTGCATGGCCATGTGGTCAAAAAATGTGCTTGTCTGAAGAAGATAACCCTATTACTTTTAAATCTCCAATTTTTCAAAAAATAGATAAACAATTTACTGGAAGCTGTGAGTCTGGAATTACTTGGGCAAGTATATCTTTTGATGGTAGGTTGAGAAACTGTCCTCATAGTAATGTTTATTTTGGAGATGTAGCTCAAAATAATATTGAAAGTTTATGGCAGAAATTGACAACGAAAGTCCATGAAGTATTACAACCTAGAAATAGTTGTTCAGGTTGTCAATTTTTAAGTAAATGTCAAGGTGGTTGTCATTTGAAATACTTTTTTGATAAAGAAACTACAAAAATAAATTCTTTTTGTTAG
- a CDS encoding ATP-binding protein — translation MASAAIIDRLIHHSKVFKITGESYRLKDYKNEKSLNMRQS, via the coding sequence ATTGCATCAGCAGCTATAATTGATCGATTAATTCACCACTCTAAAGTATTTAAAATTACTGGAGAATCTTATCGATTAAAAGATTATAAAAACGAAAAATCCTTAAATATGAGACAATCTTAA
- the istA gene encoding IS21 family transposase gives MNYTVKIDTEIKITSLSDLPKLKEMMESAKMKINKSKLARDLGKDRRTIDKYLKGYTPSSSRKRTSKVDKYYNVIQLLLSEESPQTFYYKRVLWQYLKDNHGLDCSQSLFRSYISKHKTFNDYFKTGAKIKTLKSVARYETAPGTQAQVDWKENIKFRLKDGNVIEVHIAMLILSYSRFRIFNISTTKSQEILKSFLTQSFEMIGGVPKELLTDNMKAVMDQPRTRFSKGQINRRFEQFAHDMGTKIRPCIAGRPMTKGKVEASMKLLDEIHAYQGKFNLSELHAYISKLNQRVNYQLHQGTGKIPIIELEKEKSHLLPLPTEKVRDSYRIIGQHVKVNASNMITYQGNQYSVPSEYARKRVQLQVFNHELHVYYNMKLIACHSISNAKLNYKEAHYIEALQLSSPYYPDIDDLAKENLKAIGEMYE, from the coding sequence ATGAACTATACAGTCAAAATAGATACAGAAATTAAAATCACAAGCCTTTCAGACTTACCAAAGCTGAAAGAAATGATGGAGAGTGCAAAAATGAAAATCAATAAAAGCAAGTTAGCTCGGGATCTTGGTAAAGATAGACGGACAATCGACAAATACTTAAAAGGTTACACACCGTCAAGTTCTCGAAAAAGAACTTCAAAAGTTGATAAATATTACAATGTAATCCAACTACTTTTATCAGAAGAAAGCCCACAAACCTTTTATTATAAAAGAGTATTATGGCAGTATCTCAAAGATAATCATGGCTTAGATTGTTCTCAATCACTTTTTAGAAGTTATATATCGAAGCACAAAACATTTAATGATTATTTTAAAACGGGGGCTAAAATTAAAACGCTTAAAAGCGTGGCACGTTACGAAACGGCACCAGGCACTCAAGCACAAGTGGACTGGAAAGAAAACATCAAATTTAGATTGAAAGACGGCAATGTCATTGAAGTTCATATCGCCATGTTAATCCTGTCTTACTCTAGATTTCGAATTTTTAATATTTCAACCACAAAATCACAAGAAATTCTGAAGTCTTTTTTAACCCAGTCATTTGAAATGATTGGCGGGGTGCCTAAAGAACTACTCACAGATAATATGAAAGCAGTGATGGATCAGCCCCGTACAAGATTCAGTAAAGGACAAATCAATCGTCGATTCGAACAATTCGCACATGATATGGGAACAAAAATACGACCGTGTATAGCAGGGAGACCTATGACAAAGGGTAAAGTGGAAGCTTCTATGAAACTACTTGATGAAATCCATGCCTATCAAGGCAAATTTAATTTGTCTGAGCTTCATGCATATATCTCAAAACTGAATCAAAGAGTGAATTATCAACTACATCAGGGTACGGGAAAAATACCGATTATTGAATTAGAAAAAGAAAAGAGCCACTTACTTCCACTTCCTACGGAAAAAGTAAGAGACTCCTATAGAATAATTGGACAACATGTAAAAGTTAACGCTTCCAATATGATTACGTACCAAGGCAATCAATATTCAGTACCATCTGAATATGCCAGAAAGCGCGTGCAATTACAAGTATTCAATCATGAACTACATGTATATTATAACATGAAGCTGATAGCGTGCCACTCTATAAGTAACGCCAAGTTGAATTATAAAGAAGCACATTATATTGAAGCACTACAATTATCATCCCCATATTATCCAGACATTGACGATTTAGCGAAAGAAAATTTAAAAGCCATTGGAGAGATGTATGAATGA
- a CDS encoding aminotransferase class I/II-fold pyridoxal phosphate-dependent enzyme — protein MNRLNAHIREIEVPGTRQFANKVDQYPNCLDLTLGQSDFPVAHDVQEAMVTAIQEGRLKYTHNKGLFALRQTISEYTAERFGATYDPETEIVVTNGASEGIDDILRTILNPGDEVILTGPTYLGYEPIVKLQGAHVKWIDTTQTGFIPTGAAIQAAITPRTKAIILNYPTNPTGITLSYENIADIVEVLKETDIFVITDEIYSENVFEGRHHSFMEFPEIRQQLFVVNGLSKSHAMTGARVGYVLSTPEWIEEVTTVHLYNSICVATPSQYGAIQALKEGQANIEKMNAAYRARRDYVYQRLTDMNLPVMLPQGTFYIFPDVSAYDCDSFRFCNQLLEHEQLAIVPGKSFSDFSEGYVRLSFACDMDTLKAACDRLERFLSYYRA, from the coding sequence ATGAATAGATTGAATGCACATATTCGAGAAATCGAAGTACCAGGGACAAGACAATTTGCAAACAAGGTCGATCAATATCCCAATTGCCTAGACTTAACGCTAGGGCAGTCTGACTTCCCTGTTGCGCATGATGTTCAAGAAGCGATGGTCACAGCGATACAAGAAGGGCGTCTAAAGTATACGCATAATAAAGGATTATTCGCATTAAGACAAACCATTTCAGAGTATACGGCTGAACGTTTTGGCGCCACCTATGATCCAGAGACAGAAATTGTCGTGACAAATGGGGCGTCAGAAGGGATTGATGATATTTTAAGAACGATACTGAATCCAGGCGACGAAGTGATTTTGACGGGGCCAACGTATCTGGGTTATGAACCGATTGTGAAATTACAAGGCGCGCATGTGAAATGGATAGATACGACGCAAACGGGGTTCATACCAACGGGCGCAGCGATTCAAGCGGCCATTACCCCTCGCACGAAAGCGATTATATTGAATTATCCAACAAACCCTACAGGCATCACTTTATCTTATGAAAATATTGCAGACATTGTCGAAGTTTTAAAAGAGACCGATATTTTTGTCATTACAGATGAGATTTATAGTGAGAATGTCTTTGAAGGACGACATCATTCATTTATGGAGTTTCCAGAGATACGTCAGCAACTCTTTGTCGTTAATGGTTTGTCTAAATCACATGCAATGACGGGGGCGCGTGTGGGATACGTTCTCTCTACACCGGAATGGATTGAAGAAGTGACGACCGTGCACCTGTACAATTCGATTTGTGTCGCAACGCCAAGTCAGTATGGGGCCATTCAAGCGTTGAAAGAAGGCCAAGCAAATATTGAAAAGATGAACGCGGCTTATCGCGCGCGTCGTGATTATGTGTATCAACGACTGACAGACATGAATTTACCGGTGATGTTACCACAAGGGACTTTTTATATTTTTCCTGATGTGTCCGCTTATGATTGTGACTCTTTTCGCTTTTGTAATCAGCTGTTGGAGCATGAACAGTTAGCCATTGTCCCAGGCAAGTCGTTTTCTGATTTTTCGGAAGGTTACGTGCGATTATCATTTGCTTGTGATATGGACACATTGAAAGCAGCGTGTGACCGTCTGGAACGCTTTTTGTCATATTATCGTGCATAG
- a CDS encoding MFS transporter, which yields MLIYLIPLFGITLYNFSDSKVVFLTSTYSIGFIIFSKISGYIIDRFKSIKIPIHFYIIFIVVNIIYIMTIVNNYSNFITFLIFIIILSLISTTLEINTSVFIPDYFSGNLTSINSLVQLMRSIVNFVSPIFSFVFTNNFVLALLVMFILQMVNLLIYLNMGYKTKNTVSKKREKSSPNEKTNDKNSFLYIINNKQILLIVIITMGINFSMTILTNTIVLYMIRYLNLQHYIAGVIISILSFGAIIGSMLPKIIIKNIGFEKSIGLMNLILSIPFIFLISKSYLFFLGVFLGFLSRSFGSILRTTVQYRIIPENIRGNINSTIYLFTWGTIPLAGYTASLLLKILTLHDLYILISIIFIVSNGLFIISFHSKKP from the coding sequence ATGTTAATATACTTAATACCTCTTTTCGGAATAACTCTATATAACTTTTCCGATTCCAAAGTAGTTTTTCTTACTTCAACTTATTCAATTGGTTTTATTATTTTTAGTAAGATTTCTGGTTATATTATTGATCGATTTAAAAGCATAAAGATACCTATTCATTTTTATATTATTTTTATAGTTGTTAATATTATTTATATAATGACAATAGTAAATAATTACAGTAATTTCATTACTTTTTTAATTTTTATAATAATATTGAGTTTAATATCTACTACATTAGAGATTAACACCAGTGTTTTTATCCCTGATTACTTCAGTGGGAATTTAACTTCTATAAACAGTTTAGTTCAATTAATGAGATCTATAGTTAATTTTGTTTCTCCTATTTTTTCTTTTGTATTCACTAATAATTTCGTTTTAGCCTTATTAGTTATGTTTATTTTACAAATGGTGAATCTTCTTATCTATTTAAATATGGGTTATAAAACTAAAAACACTGTTTCTAAAAAAAGAGAAAAGTCATCACCCAATGAAAAAACTAATGATAAAAACTCTTTTCTTTACATTATTAACAACAAACAAATTTTATTAATAGTAATAATAACCATGGGCATAAATTTTTCTATGACTATTTTAACTAATACTATTGTTTTGTATATGATCCGATATCTTAATTTACAACATTATATAGCTGGAGTGATTATAAGTATTTTATCCTTTGGTGCAATAATAGGGTCTATGTTGCCCAAAATAATTATTAAAAATATAGGATTTGAAAAATCTATTGGGCTTATGAATTTAATTTTAAGCATTCCCTTTATATTCTTAATCTCAAAATCTTATTTATTCTTTTTAGGAGTTTTTTTAGGATTTCTCTCTCGCAGTTTTGGAAGTATCTTAAGAACAACTGTTCAATATAGAATTATACCTGAAAATATAAGAGGTAATATAAACTCTACTATATATTTATTTACATGGGGGACAATTCCACTTGCTGGATATACAGCTTCTTTATTATTAAAAATATTAACTCTCCATGATTTGTATATTTTGATTTCTATTATATTCATAGTATCTAATGGTCTTTTCATAATTAGTTTTCATTCAAAAAAACCATAA